The Chitinophaga pinensis DSM 2588 region GCGTGTGTCATTACGTGGAACACCGCAGTGGTATAAGCGCCTACACCCAGTGCGAGGAACATATAACCCAGCTGGCTCACCGTAGAATAAGCAAGCACTTTCTTGATATCATCCTGTTTCAGCGCGATCGTAGCTGCCAGTACAGCGGTAGCCAGACCAATGATCGCTACGACTGTCTGAATGCACGGCGCCAGGGTATATAAAATGTTGCTGCGCGCGATCATATAGATACCAGCTGTTACCATCGTAGCAGCGTGTATCAGGGCAGATACCGGAGTAGGACCCGCCATCGCATCAGGTAACCAGGTGTATAAAGGCAGCTGAGCAGATTTACCGGCAGCACCTACAAACAGCAGGATCGCTATCGCCGGAATCACTTTACTACCAGCTCCCATTGCCGCAGCTTTTTCAAATACTTCAGGGAAGGAAACACTACCGAAGTGTACAATCATCGTAAAGATACCGAGCAGGAAACCAAGGTCGCCGATACGGTTCATAATGAATGCTTTCTTGGCAGCATTGTTATAATTGGTATTCTTGAACCAGAAGCCGATCAGGAGGTAAGAACAGAGACCTACACCTTCCCACCCGATGAACATCATCACATAGTTAGCGCCCAGTACAAGAATCAGCATGGAGAAAACGAAGAGGTTCAGGTATGCGAAGTAACGCGCAAAACCCTCACTGCTTTCATCATGCATATAAGAGGTAGAATAAATGTGGATCAGGGAACCGACACCGGTAATGATCAGCAAAAATAAAGCGCTCAGCTGGTCTACCTGGAATGCGAAAGGAATATGCAGACTGCCTGCGGAAATAAAATCAAACAACGGTACTACCTGCGCCTGAAATCCCGGGGCTTTCACTTCCAGGAAAATCAGCAAACTAATCACAAAGGCAGCTAATACAGCTCCGCTTCCTACTATACCCGCCAGTGATTTGGAGAGGTATCTTCTTCCCAATCCATTCACCAGGAATCCTAATAATGGTAAAAATGGTACCAGCCAAACTAGATGTATCATCTATTCAAATACTAATTACGATTTACAATTACGATTCAAGCTGTTAGTTCTTAGTTCTTCAGCCTGTTCATGATATTAATATCCACCGACTGTGAATTCCTGTATACCATCACGATAATGGCCAGACCAGCAGCAACTTCCGCCGCGGCGACCACCATGATAAAGAATACAAAGATCTGTG contains the following coding sequences:
- the nuoL gene encoding NADH-quinone oxidoreductase subunit L → MIHLVWLVPFLPLLGFLVNGLGRRYLSKSLAGIVGSGAVLAAFVISLLIFLEVKAPGFQAQVVPLFDFISAGSLHIPFAFQVDQLSALFLLIITGVGSLIHIYSTSYMHDESSEGFARYFAYLNLFVFSMLILVLGANYVMMFIGWEGVGLCSYLLIGFWFKNTNYNNAAKKAFIMNRIGDLGFLLGIFTMIVHFGSVSFPEVFEKAAAMGAGSKVIPAIAILLFVGAAGKSAQLPLYTWLPDAMAGPTPVSALIHAATMVTAGIYMIARSNILYTLAPCIQTVVAIIGLATAVLAATIALKQDDIKKVLAYSTVSQLGYMFLALGVGAYTTAVFHVMTHAFFKALLFLGSGSVIHAMGGEQNINKMGGLKKYMPVTHITFLIGCLAIAGIPGLSGFFSKDEILAETFISNKLMYGIALLTALMTAFYMFRLYYITFCGKFRGTHEQEHHLHESPAAITIPLIILAVLSVVGGYVGLPEVFGTHSILKEYLAPVFAPSAPFIHEHAHLSHNTEWLLMALSSVLVIITIFFARSWYRNYEDNGEPRTGIAKVLENKWYVDELYNAIIVKPLMMLSRFFEEAIEKSGIDRLVNGVGRGVHWGSQQVRLLQSGQVGFYIFAMVIGMVVLFVIGFLLK